In Oscillospiraceae bacterium, the genomic window GGCGTGGCTGTGGCTATGCTGCTGGGCCGCTTCTGGAAGCGTGTCAACTGGCAGGGCGGTCTGGCCTGCATCGGCTCCGGCACTCTGCTGGGCGTGCTGATCCTGGTGCTGCCTTCCTTCAAGAACTGGATCAACGCCACCATGGGTGGTCCGGCTGTGCCTGCTACCATCATTTCTCTGGTGTTCGGCATCGTGGTCTCTCTCATGTTCCCTGCTGACACCACTCCCGACGATGTGCGCCTGAAGCACGTTATGGACGACCGCCGCGGCACTGTCGTGGAAAAGGTCGCTGCTGCTGAGGCTGCTGCTGAGGAAGAAGAAGATCTGTAAGAACGATTGAGCCGGCAAACTGTAAATCTGTTTCTCCGAAAGGGGCGAGGGCATACGCCCTTGCCCCTTTCATCATTTGCGGCAGGGTCGCCTTGCCGCAGGGCAAATTCATAGCAAGAGGGAACTTATCATGAAACGTATTTTGATCCAGAACGGCACCATATACGACGGCCTGGGGGGCCAGCCCTACCAGGCAGACTTGCTGGTGCAGGACGACCGTATTGCTCAGATCGCTCCGGGCATCACGGAACCGGCAGACCAGGTCATCGACGCCACCGGCAAGGCGGTGACCCCGGGGTTTGTGGATATCCACCGTCACCACGACGCAAAGCCCCTCAACGACCCGCACTTTGGCGAGGTGGAGCTGGCCCAGGGCATTACCACGGCAGTGGCAGGCAACTGCGGCATCAGCATGACCCCCCGGCCGGAATCGGACGAGGCGGCAAAGGAGTATTATTCCTTTGAAGAAGCCGTCATGGGCCCCATCGGCCTGGACGGCCCCCACACCTACCGTGATTATCTGGCTGCCCTGCACAAGACCGCGCTGCCCCTGAATGTTGCCGCCATGATCGGCACCGGCACCGTCAAGATCTGCGTCAAGGGCTTTGCCGACACTCCCTACACCCAGCAGGAGCTGGACGACGCCCGTGCTCTGATCGAGGACGCCATGGCCGCCGGTGCTCCCGGTGTGTCGCTGGGTATCATGTATCTGCCGGAGTGCTACTCCTCCACCGATGAATTTGCCTACATCCTGGAGCCGGTGGGCCGCTACCACCGTGTGATCACCACCCACATCCGCGGTGAGGGCGACAGCATGGTGCAGAGCGTGCGCGAGGTGATCGAGATCGCCCGCCGCGTGGGCTGCGCCCTGGAGATCAGCCACTTCAAGAGCTGCGGCATGAAGAACTGGGGCAAGGACATCCACACTGCCATTGCCGACATCGAAGCCGCCCGCGCCGAGGGCATGGACGTGACCGTGGACTTCTACCCCTACGAGGGCGGCAGCACAGCCCTGACCACCATGCTGCCCCCGGTGTTCGTGGCCGGCAACATGACCCGTGCACTGGAAAAACTGGGCACCCCCGAAGGTGTGGAGGAGTTCCGCCGTACCAGCAGCGTGTTGTACGATGACTGGGACAACTTCTGCATCACGCTGGGCTGGGACCGCATCATCATCAGCGGCGTGGTCTGCCCCGAAAACGAGAAGTTCCTGGGCATGCGGGTGACGGAGGCTGCCGAGAAATTCGGCTTTGAGGACGCCGCTGCACTGGCCGCCTACCTGATGCACAGCGAGGACGGTAAGACTGCCATCATCAATATGTCCATGAGCCAGGATGATATTGATACGGTGGCGCGTCTGCCCTGGTCCAATATCATCTCCGATGCCATCTATGCCAAGACCGACACGCCCCACCCCCGCATGTTCGGTGCCTTCCCCAAGGTGCTGCGGGAGTATGTGGCCGAGCGCGGCATCTACACGATGCAGGAGGCCATCCGCCGGATGACCAGCCAGCCCGCCGCAAGAATGGGATTGGTCGGACGAGGGAGCTTGCAGAAAGGCAATTATGCTGATATACTGGTATTCGATCCGAAGAAGTTCACGGATCATGCCACCTTCACGAATCCTGCCCAGAAGGCCACCGGTCTGGACTGGTGCATCGTCAACGGCCAGGTCGCCATTGACCACGACCGGCGCACCACGACCGGTGCCGGTATGGTGCTGACGGTGTAAGGAGCTGCCATGTCGATCGCGATCCTTCTGCAGCAGATCCTGATCATCTTTCTGGAGATCGGCACCGGTGCAGCCGTGACCAAACTGGGCATCATGGATGACAGGAACAGCAAGTTCCTGTCCAACCTGGTCATGTCGGTCACCCTGCCCTGCACCCTGCTGGCCAGTGCCAGCATCGACGGCGGCCGCGAGGCCGTGGCCGGCATGCTCAAGGGCTATGTGGTGCTGGAGATCTTCTACATCCTCACCATCGGCATCTGCCTTGTGCTGAGCAGGGCCATGCACCTGACCCGCGGCCAGAAGGCCGTGCTGGTGGGTGCCGCCGTCATGCCCAACAGCGCCTTCATCGGCATCCCACTCATCAGCGCCCTGCTGGGCAGCGAGGCGG contains:
- a CDS encoding D-aminoacylase → MKRILIQNGTIYDGLGGQPYQADLLVQDDRIAQIAPGITEPADQVIDATGKAVTPGFVDIHRHHDAKPLNDPHFGEVELAQGITTAVAGNCGISMTPRPESDEAAKEYYSFEEAVMGPIGLDGPHTYRDYLAALHKTALPLNVAAMIGTGTVKICVKGFADTPYTQQELDDARALIEDAMAAGAPGVSLGIMYLPECYSSTDEFAYILEPVGRYHRVITTHIRGEGDSMVQSVREVIEIARRVGCALEISHFKSCGMKNWGKDIHTAIADIEAARAEGMDVTVDFYPYEGGSTALTTMLPPVFVAGNMTRALEKLGTPEGVEEFRRTSSVLYDDWDNFCITLGWDRIIISGVVCPENEKFLGMRVTEAAEKFGFEDAAALAAYLMHSEDGKTAIINMSMSQDDIDTVARLPWSNIISDAIYAKTDTPHPRMFGAFPKVLREYVAERGIYTMQEAIRRMTSQPAARMGLVGRGSLQKGNYADILVFDPKKFTDHATFTNPAQKATGLDWCIVNGQVAIDHDRRTTTGAGMVLTV